One stretch of Penaeus chinensis breed Huanghai No. 1 chromosome 27, ASM1920278v2, whole genome shotgun sequence DNA includes these proteins:
- the LOC125039784 gene encoding uncharacterized protein LOC125039784 isoform X2 → MEKVLLSLLLVGVVVRLTHAHVALTFPPARKYDLDFLDSARTPGPCGMPKGDVSTTLLQGSSFNVSWHLAYPHQGGFRLELMDAQERPLADLTPVTADSKFLADDTTAQSFRVSLPKDLACKGCTVRLIREAREWGKSYKFWSCSDVDIVPRNDYREDCSGRGKYIVSRCHCNKRFFGKRCQFENECEDDDDCGFFGKCVDIDSTSFPKKQCYCQQGRFGPKCSKASLVTNRGQINLGSYNKRELSDKLSLHWKVLRSEGEIEIVLVNKGNSYVALGWRPQDATKTCQQFPYIHGTVKEGASWAQSEPEPEAEAEPEAEPKAEAEPEAEAEPEAEAEPKAEAEPEAEAEPEAEAEAEPKAEAEAEAEPEAEAEPEAEAEPEAEAEPEPKTPSKYEAHAEPEAEPEAEAEPEAEAEPEAEAEAEPEAEAEAEPEAEAEAEAEPEAEAEPEAEAEPEPDTKAETTRKPTLSLAGDVIEDRLSGLLVPSGRSKRSAPSRRARFAVPLLKSVEKPQKLTGETEAMVGHESEPEAEAEAKAEPEAEAEAEAEAEAESEPISGASPFVPRGNLHAMDCTDIVIGSARGNLYRIGDYYTRDRSTPRTDEFWGGEDSLTAALGWEVDGETTIVFRRKLNGSHPTDYAITNSLMHVIWARGQEQGMYVHTPRSGLEEGVASVPDFYKPDELKYHGKKGQRGVLALNFLERKSDPTVAAEEINWCGNHWRYPQGCTPGQDCEYYVRWEYLEQTDDIKFTIQTTFTDRWTGIGFSDNTRMPLTDAVIGWVENSGRSFIFDAYVRGYSVPIVDPSQGIKNETGKIEDGVTTISFLKKRTSNDVEYDLNFTDEKCLYLVFPIKGGIINYVSKKVRKHERTPAFSTERICIRPCSKFGGVDGKPFVYTTTPRPPLLHYAVELKLVEVGENFEVPQPGTVSWTSITDRIKRSVEGAIQDIPGYQAAEVTKLTDEGDGKVLAELQVVLDKNSHEDGLAESAHPEGETEEEPMVKTVLEKSVKSGNIAGLLVDPSFLQVNQLREVSEATREENVTGLAGHNGAIKFLEDHKLWIILGVVGALLLLTIIQATITIHKIKKNRSPPERLITNSGWKDYSQGNMNYAYDSFETEENGVNSRRQGANGSLRPSAPRGTYERSNGHSNGYPGGPNGHPGHHPGHHPGHHPGGYGGDTRSLQRPRNAPQSRPDPRGTYSLPRGSTTSSLPSYNTAMQDMTPDFYYLPSQRKYSGEVVRVYVDYNQSK, encoded by the exons GAGATGTCAGCACCACCTTGTTGCAAGGATCCTCCTTCAATGTGTCGTGGCACCTTGCTTATCCTCATCAG GGCGGCTTCCGGCTGGAGCTGATGGACGCGCAGGAGCGGCCGCTGGCGGACCTGACGCCCGTCACAGCCGACTCCAAGTTCCTGGCCGATGACACGAC AGCCCAGTCGTTCAGGGTCAGCCTGCCCAAGGACCTCGCATGCAAGGGCTGCACCGTGCGGCTGATCCGCGAggcgagggagtgggggaagtccTACAAGTTTTGGTCTTGCTCCGATGTGGACATTGTGCCTC gCAATGACTACCGCGAGGACTGCAGCGGCCGCGGGAAGTACATCGTGTCTCGGTGCCACTGCAACAAGCGCTTCTTCGGCAAGCGGTGCCAGTTCGAGAACGAGtgcgaggacgacgacgactgcGGTTTCTTCGGCAAGTGCGTCGACATCGACTCCACTTCGTTCCCCAAGAAGCAGTGCTATTGTCAGCAGGGACGATTCGGACCTAAGTGCTCGAAAG CTTCTTTGGTCACCAACCGAGGTCAGATCAACCTGGGATCCTACAACAAGAGGGAACTTAGTGATAAGCTGTCCCTGCACTGGAAAGTCCTGCGTTCAGAGGGAGAAATTGAGATCGTGCTCGTCAATAAAGGCAACTCGTACGTCGCTTTGGGCTGGAGGCCTCAGGATGCGACCAAGACGTGCCAGCAGTTCCCTTACATACACGGCACTGTGAAGGAAGGTGCCTCATGGGCCCAGTCAGAACCGGAGCCAGAGGCGGAAGCTGAACCTGAAGCTGAACCAAAGGCTGAAGCTGAACCGGAAGCTGAAGCCGAACCGGAAGCTGAAGCTGAACCCAAGGCTGAAGCTGAGCCAGAAGCTGAAGCCGAACCGGAAGCTGAAGCTGAAGCCGAACCGAAAGCTGAAGCTGAAGCTGAAGCTGAACCGGAGGCAGAGGCAGAaccagaggcagaagcagagccAGAGGCTGAGGCTGAACCAGAACCTAAAACACCGTCCAAATATGAGGCTCATGCAGAACCTGAGGCAGAACCAGAGGCTGAAGCTGAACCGGAGGCTGAGGCAGAACCAgaagctgaagcagaggcagagcCAGAAGCTGAAGCTGAAGCTGAACCAGAGGCTGAGGCAGAAGCTGAAGCTGAGCCAGAGGCTGAGGCCGAACCAGAGGCTGAGGCCGAGCCAGAGCCAGACACAAAAGCAGAGACCACGAGGAAGCCCACACTCAGCCTGGCTG gtGATGTTATCGAAG ATCGACTTTCTGGTCTTCTTGTGCCAAGTGGTAGAAGCAAGCGCAGTGCTCCATCGAG GAGGGCACGTTTTGCGGTTCCACTCCTCAAGAGTGTCGAGAAACCACAGAAACTGACCGGAGAAACTGAAGCCATGGTTGGTCACGAATCAGAGCCTGAAGCAGAAGCCGAGGCCAAAGCCGAGCCAgaagccgaagccgaagccgaGGCTGAAGCAGAAGCAGAATCAG agCCGATCAGCGGCGCGTCCCCCTTCGTGCCGCGCGGCAACCTCCACGCCATGGACTGCACGGACATCGTGATCGGCAGCGCCCGCGGGAACCTCTACCGAATCGGCGACTACTACACGCGCGACCGCTCCACGCCCCGCACCGACGAATTCTGGGGCGGTGAAGACTCCCTGACGGCGGCGCTGGGCTGGGAGGTGGACGGGGAGACCACCATCGTCTTCAGAAGGAAGCTCAACG GTTCCCACCCGACCGACTACGCGATCACCAATTCTCTGATGCACGTGATCTGGGCGCGCGGGCAGGAGCAGGGCATGTACGTGCACACGCCCCGCTCCGGCCTGGAGGAGGGCGTCGCCAGCGTCCCCGACTTCTACAAGCCCGACGAGCTCAAGTACCACGGCAAGAAGGGCCAGAGGGGCGTGCTGGCGCTCAACTTCTTGG AGAGGAAGAGCGACCCGACGGTGGCGGCGGAGGAGATCAACTGGTGCGGCAACCACTGGCGTTACCCGCAGGGCTGCACGCCCGGCCAGGACTGCGAGTACTACGTCCGCTGGGAGTACCTCGAGCAGACAGATGACATCAAGTTCACCATCCAGACCACGTTCACCGACCGCTGGACGGGCATTGGCTTTTCCGATAACACGAGGATG CCCCTAACTGATGCAGTGATCGGCTGGGTGGAGAACAGCGGCCGCTCCTTCATTTTCGACGCGTATGTACGAGGGTACTCGGTGCCCATCGTTGACCCGTCGCAGGGCATCAAGAACGAGACTGGCAAGATCGAGGACGGGGTCACGACCATCAGCTTTCTGAAGAAGAGGACGTCCAATGACGTGGAATAT GACCTGAACTTCACAGACGAGAAGTGCCTGTACCTGGTGTTCCCCATCAAGGGTGGAATCATCAACTACGTGTCCAAGAAGGTCCGCAAGCACGAACGCACGCCGGCATTCTCCACAGAGCGTATCTGCATCAGGCCCTGCAGCAAGTTTG GCGGTGTTGATGGAAAGCCCTTCGTGTACACCACCACACCTCGTCCTCCTCTGTTGCACTATGCTGTGGAATTGAAGCTGGTTGAAGTAGGTGAGAATTTCGAGGTGCCACAGCCAGGAACTGTTTCCTGGACAAGCATCACAGACAGAATCAAGAGGTCTGTTGAGGGTGCCATTCAGGATATCCCCGGATACCAGGCAGCAGAAGTAACAAAACT CACTGATGAAGGGGACGGCAAAGTCCTGGCAGAACTTCAAGTTGTGTTGGACAAGAACTCCCATGAAGACGGACTTGCGGAGAGTGCCCACCCAGAAG GTGAGACAGAAGAAGAACCCATGGTGAAGACAGTCTTAGAGAAATCTGTCAAGTCAGGAAATATAGCTGGTCTCCTCGTCGATCCCAGCTTCCTCCAAGTGAATCAGCTGCGAG AGGTCTCTGAAGCCACAAGAGAGGAGAATGTGACTGGGTTAGCTGGGCATAATGGAGCTATCAA ATTCCTTGAAGACCACAAGCTCTGGATCATCTTGGGCGTTGTTGGTGCACTGCTCTTGCTCACCATCATTCAGGCTACAATCACCATccataaaatcaagaaaaacagaAGCCCACCT GAGCGTCTCATCACCAATTCAGGATGGAAGGACTACAGTCAGGGCAACATGAACTACGCATATGACAGCTTTGAGACAGAGGAGAACGGTGTCAACTCCCGGCGTCAGGGAGCCAATGGGTCCCTCCGTCCCAGTGCCCCACGGGGCACCTATGAACGCTCCAATGGCCACAGCAATGGCTATCCGGGGGGCCCCAATGGCCATCCCGGGCACCATCCTGGGCACCATCCTGGGCACCATCCTGGTGGCTATGGAGGGGATACACGCTCCCTTCAGCGCCCCAGGAATGCACCTCAGAGCAGGCCGGATCCAAGAGGCACTTATTCCCTGCCACGAGGATCAACCACATCATCTCTGCCCTCATACAACACCGCCATGCAAGACATGACCCCTGACTTCTACTACCTTCCCTCACAGCGCAAGTACTCTGGTGAGGTTGTCCGCGTGTATGTAGATTACAACCAGTCCAAATAA
- the LOC125039784 gene encoding uncharacterized protein LOC125039784 isoform X3: MEKVLLSLLLVGVVVRLTHAHVALTFPPARKYDLDFLDSARTPGPCGMPKGDVSTTLLQGSSFNVSWHLAYPHQGGFRLELMDAQERPLADLTPVTADSKFLADDTTAQSFRVSLPKDLACKGCTVRLIREAREWGKSYKFWSCSDVDIVPRNDYREDCSGRGKYIVSRCHCNKRFFGKRCQFENECEDDDDCGFFGKCVDIDSTSFPKKQCYCQQGRFGPKCSKASLVTNRGQINLGSYNKRELSDKLSLHWKVLRSEGEIEIVLVNKGNSYVALGWRPQDATKTCQQFPYIHGTVKEGASWAQSEPEPEAEAEPEAEPKAEAEPEAEAEPEAEAEPKAEAEPEAEAEPEAEAEAEPKAEAEAEAEPEAEAEPEAEAEPEAEAEPEPKTPSKYEAHAEPEAEPEAEAEPEAEAEPEAEAEAEPEAEAEAEPEAEAEAEAEPEAEAEPEAEAEPEPDTKAETTRKPTLSLADRLSGLLVPSGRSKRSAPSRRARFAVPLLKSVEKPQKLTGETEAMVGHESEPEAEAEAKAEPEAEAEAEAEAEAESEPISGASPFVPRGNLHAMDCTDIVIGSARGNLYRIGDYYTRDRSTPRTDEFWGGEDSLTAALGWEVDGETTIVFRRKLNGSHPTDYAITNSLMHVIWARGQEQGMYVHTPRSGLEEGVASVPDFYKPDELKYHGKKGQRGVLALNFLERKSDPTVAAEEINWCGNHWRYPQGCTPGQDCEYYVRWEYLEQTDDIKFTIQTTFTDRWTGIGFSDNTRMPLTDAVIGWVENSGRSFIFDAYVRGYSVPIVDPSQGIKNETGKIEDGVTTISFLKKRTSNDVEYDLNFTDEKCLYLVFPIKGGIINYVSKKVRKHERTPAFSTERICIRPCSKFGGVDGKPFVYTTTPRPPLLHYAVELKLVEVGENFEVPQPGTVSWTSITDRIKRSVEGAIQDIPGYQAAEVTKLTDEGDGKVLAELQVVLDKNSHEDGLAESAHPEGETEEEPMVKTVLEKSVKSGNIAGLLVDPSFLQVNQLREVSEATREENVTGLAGHNGAIKFLEDHKLWIILGVVGALLLLTIIQATITIHKIKKNRSPPVSTKERLITNSGWKDYSQGNMNYAYDSFETEENGVNSRRQGANGSLRPSAPRGTYERSNGHSNGYPGGPNGHPGHHPGHHPGHHPGGYGGDTRSLQRPRNAPQSRPDPRGTYSLPRGSTTSSLPSYNTAMQDMTPDFYYLPSQRKYSGEVVRVYVDYNQSK, from the exons GAGATGTCAGCACCACCTTGTTGCAAGGATCCTCCTTCAATGTGTCGTGGCACCTTGCTTATCCTCATCAG GGCGGCTTCCGGCTGGAGCTGATGGACGCGCAGGAGCGGCCGCTGGCGGACCTGACGCCCGTCACAGCCGACTCCAAGTTCCTGGCCGATGACACGAC AGCCCAGTCGTTCAGGGTCAGCCTGCCCAAGGACCTCGCATGCAAGGGCTGCACCGTGCGGCTGATCCGCGAggcgagggagtgggggaagtccTACAAGTTTTGGTCTTGCTCCGATGTGGACATTGTGCCTC gCAATGACTACCGCGAGGACTGCAGCGGCCGCGGGAAGTACATCGTGTCTCGGTGCCACTGCAACAAGCGCTTCTTCGGCAAGCGGTGCCAGTTCGAGAACGAGtgcgaggacgacgacgactgcGGTTTCTTCGGCAAGTGCGTCGACATCGACTCCACTTCGTTCCCCAAGAAGCAGTGCTATTGTCAGCAGGGACGATTCGGACCTAAGTGCTCGAAAG CTTCTTTGGTCACCAACCGAGGTCAGATCAACCTGGGATCCTACAACAAGAGGGAACTTAGTGATAAGCTGTCCCTGCACTGGAAAGTCCTGCGTTCAGAGGGAGAAATTGAGATCGTGCTCGTCAATAAAGGCAACTCGTACGTCGCTTTGGGCTGGAGGCCTCAGGATGCGACCAAGACGTGCCAGCAGTTCCCTTACATACACGGCACTGTGAAGGAAGGTGCCTCATGGGCCCAGTCAGAACCGGAGCCAGAGGCGGAAGCTGAACCTGAAGCTGAACCAAAGGCTGAAGCTGAACCGGAAGCTGAAGCCGAACCGGAAGCTGAAGCTGAACCCAAGGCTGAAGCTGAGCCAGAAGCTGAAGCCGAACCGGAAGCTGAAGCTGAAGCCGAACCGAAAGCTGAAGCTGAAGCTGAAGCTGAACCGGAGGCAGAGGCAGAaccagaggcagaagcagagccAGAGGCTGAGGCTGAACCAGAACCTAAAACACCGTCCAAATATGAGGCTCATGCAGAACCTGAGGCAGAACCAGAGGCTGAAGCTGAACCGGAGGCTGAGGCAGAACCAgaagctgaagcagaggcagagcCAGAAGCTGAAGCTGAAGCTGAACCAGAGGCTGAGGCAGAAGCTGAAGCTGAGCCAGAGGCTGAGGCCGAACCAGAGGCTGAGGCCGAGCCAGAGCCAGACACAAAAGCAGAGACCACGAGGAAGCCCACACTCAGCCTGGCTG ATCGACTTTCTGGTCTTCTTGTGCCAAGTGGTAGAAGCAAGCGCAGTGCTCCATCGAG GAGGGCACGTTTTGCGGTTCCACTCCTCAAGAGTGTCGAGAAACCACAGAAACTGACCGGAGAAACTGAAGCCATGGTTGGTCACGAATCAGAGCCTGAAGCAGAAGCCGAGGCCAAAGCCGAGCCAgaagccgaagccgaagccgaGGCTGAAGCAGAAGCAGAATCAG agCCGATCAGCGGCGCGTCCCCCTTCGTGCCGCGCGGCAACCTCCACGCCATGGACTGCACGGACATCGTGATCGGCAGCGCCCGCGGGAACCTCTACCGAATCGGCGACTACTACACGCGCGACCGCTCCACGCCCCGCACCGACGAATTCTGGGGCGGTGAAGACTCCCTGACGGCGGCGCTGGGCTGGGAGGTGGACGGGGAGACCACCATCGTCTTCAGAAGGAAGCTCAACG GTTCCCACCCGACCGACTACGCGATCACCAATTCTCTGATGCACGTGATCTGGGCGCGCGGGCAGGAGCAGGGCATGTACGTGCACACGCCCCGCTCCGGCCTGGAGGAGGGCGTCGCCAGCGTCCCCGACTTCTACAAGCCCGACGAGCTCAAGTACCACGGCAAGAAGGGCCAGAGGGGCGTGCTGGCGCTCAACTTCTTGG AGAGGAAGAGCGACCCGACGGTGGCGGCGGAGGAGATCAACTGGTGCGGCAACCACTGGCGTTACCCGCAGGGCTGCACGCCCGGCCAGGACTGCGAGTACTACGTCCGCTGGGAGTACCTCGAGCAGACAGATGACATCAAGTTCACCATCCAGACCACGTTCACCGACCGCTGGACGGGCATTGGCTTTTCCGATAACACGAGGATG CCCCTAACTGATGCAGTGATCGGCTGGGTGGAGAACAGCGGCCGCTCCTTCATTTTCGACGCGTATGTACGAGGGTACTCGGTGCCCATCGTTGACCCGTCGCAGGGCATCAAGAACGAGACTGGCAAGATCGAGGACGGGGTCACGACCATCAGCTTTCTGAAGAAGAGGACGTCCAATGACGTGGAATAT GACCTGAACTTCACAGACGAGAAGTGCCTGTACCTGGTGTTCCCCATCAAGGGTGGAATCATCAACTACGTGTCCAAGAAGGTCCGCAAGCACGAACGCACGCCGGCATTCTCCACAGAGCGTATCTGCATCAGGCCCTGCAGCAAGTTTG GCGGTGTTGATGGAAAGCCCTTCGTGTACACCACCACACCTCGTCCTCCTCTGTTGCACTATGCTGTGGAATTGAAGCTGGTTGAAGTAGGTGAGAATTTCGAGGTGCCACAGCCAGGAACTGTTTCCTGGACAAGCATCACAGACAGAATCAAGAGGTCTGTTGAGGGTGCCATTCAGGATATCCCCGGATACCAGGCAGCAGAAGTAACAAAACT CACTGATGAAGGGGACGGCAAAGTCCTGGCAGAACTTCAAGTTGTGTTGGACAAGAACTCCCATGAAGACGGACTTGCGGAGAGTGCCCACCCAGAAG GTGAGACAGAAGAAGAACCCATGGTGAAGACAGTCTTAGAGAAATCTGTCAAGTCAGGAAATATAGCTGGTCTCCTCGTCGATCCCAGCTTCCTCCAAGTGAATCAGCTGCGAG AGGTCTCTGAAGCCACAAGAGAGGAGAATGTGACTGGGTTAGCTGGGCATAATGGAGCTATCAA ATTCCTTGAAGACCACAAGCTCTGGATCATCTTGGGCGTTGTTGGTGCACTGCTCTTGCTCACCATCATTCAGGCTACAATCACCATccataaaatcaagaaaaacagaAGCCCACCTGTGAGTACCAAG GAGCGTCTCATCACCAATTCAGGATGGAAGGACTACAGTCAGGGCAACATGAACTACGCATATGACAGCTTTGAGACAGAGGAGAACGGTGTCAACTCCCGGCGTCAGGGAGCCAATGGGTCCCTCCGTCCCAGTGCCCCACGGGGCACCTATGAACGCTCCAATGGCCACAGCAATGGCTATCCGGGGGGCCCCAATGGCCATCCCGGGCACCATCCTGGGCACCATCCTGGGCACCATCCTGGTGGCTATGGAGGGGATACACGCTCCCTTCAGCGCCCCAGGAATGCACCTCAGAGCAGGCCGGATCCAAGAGGCACTTATTCCCTGCCACGAGGATCAACCACATCATCTCTGCCCTCATACAACACCGCCATGCAAGACATGACCCCTGACTTCTACTACCTTCCCTCACAGCGCAAGTACTCTGGTGAGGTTGTCCGCGTGTATGTAGATTACAACCAGTCCAAATAA
- the LOC125039784 gene encoding uncharacterized protein LOC125039784 isoform X1 → MEKVLLSLLLVGVVVRLTHAHVALTFPPARKYDLDFLDSARTPGPCGMPKGDVSTTLLQGSSFNVSWHLAYPHQGGFRLELMDAQERPLADLTPVTADSKFLADDTTAQSFRVSLPKDLACKGCTVRLIREAREWGKSYKFWSCSDVDIVPRNDYREDCSGRGKYIVSRCHCNKRFFGKRCQFENECEDDDDCGFFGKCVDIDSTSFPKKQCYCQQGRFGPKCSKASLVTNRGQINLGSYNKRELSDKLSLHWKVLRSEGEIEIVLVNKGNSYVALGWRPQDATKTCQQFPYIHGTVKEGASWAQSEPEPEAEAEPEAEPKAEAEPEAEAEPEAEAEPKAEAEPEAEAEPEAEAEAEPKAEAEAEAEPEAEAEPEAEAEPEAEAEPEPKTPSKYEAHAEPEAEPEAEAEPEAEAEPEAEAEAEPEAEAEAEPEAEAEAEAEPEAEAEPEAEAEPEPDTKAETTRKPTLSLAGDVIEDRLSGLLVPSGRSKRSAPSRRARFAVPLLKSVEKPQKLTGETEAMVGHESEPEAEAEAKAEPEAEAEAEAEAEAESEPISGASPFVPRGNLHAMDCTDIVIGSARGNLYRIGDYYTRDRSTPRTDEFWGGEDSLTAALGWEVDGETTIVFRRKLNGSHPTDYAITNSLMHVIWARGQEQGMYVHTPRSGLEEGVASVPDFYKPDELKYHGKKGQRGVLALNFLERKSDPTVAAEEINWCGNHWRYPQGCTPGQDCEYYVRWEYLEQTDDIKFTIQTTFTDRWTGIGFSDNTRMPLTDAVIGWVENSGRSFIFDAYVRGYSVPIVDPSQGIKNETGKIEDGVTTISFLKKRTSNDVEYDLNFTDEKCLYLVFPIKGGIINYVSKKVRKHERTPAFSTERICIRPCSKFGGVDGKPFVYTTTPRPPLLHYAVELKLVEVGENFEVPQPGTVSWTSITDRIKRSVEGAIQDIPGYQAAEVTKLTDEGDGKVLAELQVVLDKNSHEDGLAESAHPEGETEEEPMVKTVLEKSVKSGNIAGLLVDPSFLQVNQLREVSEATREENVTGLAGHNGAIKFLEDHKLWIILGVVGALLLLTIIQATITIHKIKKNRSPPVSTKERLITNSGWKDYSQGNMNYAYDSFETEENGVNSRRQGANGSLRPSAPRGTYERSNGHSNGYPGGPNGHPGHHPGHHPGHHPGGYGGDTRSLQRPRNAPQSRPDPRGTYSLPRGSTTSSLPSYNTAMQDMTPDFYYLPSQRKYSGEVVRVYVDYNQSK, encoded by the exons GAGATGTCAGCACCACCTTGTTGCAAGGATCCTCCTTCAATGTGTCGTGGCACCTTGCTTATCCTCATCAG GGCGGCTTCCGGCTGGAGCTGATGGACGCGCAGGAGCGGCCGCTGGCGGACCTGACGCCCGTCACAGCCGACTCCAAGTTCCTGGCCGATGACACGAC AGCCCAGTCGTTCAGGGTCAGCCTGCCCAAGGACCTCGCATGCAAGGGCTGCACCGTGCGGCTGATCCGCGAggcgagggagtgggggaagtccTACAAGTTTTGGTCTTGCTCCGATGTGGACATTGTGCCTC gCAATGACTACCGCGAGGACTGCAGCGGCCGCGGGAAGTACATCGTGTCTCGGTGCCACTGCAACAAGCGCTTCTTCGGCAAGCGGTGCCAGTTCGAGAACGAGtgcgaggacgacgacgactgcGGTTTCTTCGGCAAGTGCGTCGACATCGACTCCACTTCGTTCCCCAAGAAGCAGTGCTATTGTCAGCAGGGACGATTCGGACCTAAGTGCTCGAAAG CTTCTTTGGTCACCAACCGAGGTCAGATCAACCTGGGATCCTACAACAAGAGGGAACTTAGTGATAAGCTGTCCCTGCACTGGAAAGTCCTGCGTTCAGAGGGAGAAATTGAGATCGTGCTCGTCAATAAAGGCAACTCGTACGTCGCTTTGGGCTGGAGGCCTCAGGATGCGACCAAGACGTGCCAGCAGTTCCCTTACATACACGGCACTGTGAAGGAAGGTGCCTCATGGGCCCAGTCAGAACCGGAGCCAGAGGCGGAAGCTGAACCTGAAGCTGAACCAAAGGCTGAAGCTGAACCGGAAGCTGAAGCCGAACCGGAAGCTGAAGCTGAACCCAAGGCTGAAGCTGAGCCAGAAGCTGAAGCCGAACCGGAAGCTGAAGCTGAAGCCGAACCGAAAGCTGAAGCTGAAGCTGAAGCTGAACCGGAGGCAGAGGCAGAaccagaggcagaagcagagccAGAGGCTGAGGCTGAACCAGAACCTAAAACACCGTCCAAATATGAGGCTCATGCAGAACCTGAGGCAGAACCAGAGGCTGAAGCTGAACCGGAGGCTGAGGCAGAACCAgaagctgaagcagaggcagagcCAGAAGCTGAAGCTGAAGCTGAACCAGAGGCTGAGGCAGAAGCTGAAGCTGAGCCAGAGGCTGAGGCCGAACCAGAGGCTGAGGCCGAGCCAGAGCCAGACACAAAAGCAGAGACCACGAGGAAGCCCACACTCAGCCTGGCTG gtGATGTTATCGAAG ATCGACTTTCTGGTCTTCTTGTGCCAAGTGGTAGAAGCAAGCGCAGTGCTCCATCGAG GAGGGCACGTTTTGCGGTTCCACTCCTCAAGAGTGTCGAGAAACCACAGAAACTGACCGGAGAAACTGAAGCCATGGTTGGTCACGAATCAGAGCCTGAAGCAGAAGCCGAGGCCAAAGCCGAGCCAgaagccgaagccgaagccgaGGCTGAAGCAGAAGCAGAATCAG agCCGATCAGCGGCGCGTCCCCCTTCGTGCCGCGCGGCAACCTCCACGCCATGGACTGCACGGACATCGTGATCGGCAGCGCCCGCGGGAACCTCTACCGAATCGGCGACTACTACACGCGCGACCGCTCCACGCCCCGCACCGACGAATTCTGGGGCGGTGAAGACTCCCTGACGGCGGCGCTGGGCTGGGAGGTGGACGGGGAGACCACCATCGTCTTCAGAAGGAAGCTCAACG GTTCCCACCCGACCGACTACGCGATCACCAATTCTCTGATGCACGTGATCTGGGCGCGCGGGCAGGAGCAGGGCATGTACGTGCACACGCCCCGCTCCGGCCTGGAGGAGGGCGTCGCCAGCGTCCCCGACTTCTACAAGCCCGACGAGCTCAAGTACCACGGCAAGAAGGGCCAGAGGGGCGTGCTGGCGCTCAACTTCTTGG AGAGGAAGAGCGACCCGACGGTGGCGGCGGAGGAGATCAACTGGTGCGGCAACCACTGGCGTTACCCGCAGGGCTGCACGCCCGGCCAGGACTGCGAGTACTACGTCCGCTGGGAGTACCTCGAGCAGACAGATGACATCAAGTTCACCATCCAGACCACGTTCACCGACCGCTGGACGGGCATTGGCTTTTCCGATAACACGAGGATG CCCCTAACTGATGCAGTGATCGGCTGGGTGGAGAACAGCGGCCGCTCCTTCATTTTCGACGCGTATGTACGAGGGTACTCGGTGCCCATCGTTGACCCGTCGCAGGGCATCAAGAACGAGACTGGCAAGATCGAGGACGGGGTCACGACCATCAGCTTTCTGAAGAAGAGGACGTCCAATGACGTGGAATAT GACCTGAACTTCACAGACGAGAAGTGCCTGTACCTGGTGTTCCCCATCAAGGGTGGAATCATCAACTACGTGTCCAAGAAGGTCCGCAAGCACGAACGCACGCCGGCATTCTCCACAGAGCGTATCTGCATCAGGCCCTGCAGCAAGTTTG GCGGTGTTGATGGAAAGCCCTTCGTGTACACCACCACACCTCGTCCTCCTCTGTTGCACTATGCTGTGGAATTGAAGCTGGTTGAAGTAGGTGAGAATTTCGAGGTGCCACAGCCAGGAACTGTTTCCTGGACAAGCATCACAGACAGAATCAAGAGGTCTGTTGAGGGTGCCATTCAGGATATCCCCGGATACCAGGCAGCAGAAGTAACAAAACT CACTGATGAAGGGGACGGCAAAGTCCTGGCAGAACTTCAAGTTGTGTTGGACAAGAACTCCCATGAAGACGGACTTGCGGAGAGTGCCCACCCAGAAG GTGAGACAGAAGAAGAACCCATGGTGAAGACAGTCTTAGAGAAATCTGTCAAGTCAGGAAATATAGCTGGTCTCCTCGTCGATCCCAGCTTCCTCCAAGTGAATCAGCTGCGAG AGGTCTCTGAAGCCACAAGAGAGGAGAATGTGACTGGGTTAGCTGGGCATAATGGAGCTATCAA ATTCCTTGAAGACCACAAGCTCTGGATCATCTTGGGCGTTGTTGGTGCACTGCTCTTGCTCACCATCATTCAGGCTACAATCACCATccataaaatcaagaaaaacagaAGCCCACCTGTGAGTACCAAG GAGCGTCTCATCACCAATTCAGGATGGAAGGACTACAGTCAGGGCAACATGAACTACGCATATGACAGCTTTGAGACAGAGGAGAACGGTGTCAACTCCCGGCGTCAGGGAGCCAATGGGTCCCTCCGTCCCAGTGCCCCACGGGGCACCTATGAACGCTCCAATGGCCACAGCAATGGCTATCCGGGGGGCCCCAATGGCCATCCCGGGCACCATCCTGGGCACCATCCTGGGCACCATCCTGGTGGCTATGGAGGGGATACACGCTCCCTTCAGCGCCCCAGGAATGCACCTCAGAGCAGGCCGGATCCAAGAGGCACTTATTCCCTGCCACGAGGATCAACCACATCATCTCTGCCCTCATACAACACCGCCATGCAAGACATGACCCCTGACTTCTACTACCTTCCCTCACAGCGCAAGTACTCTGGTGAGGTTGTCCGCGTGTATGTAGATTACAACCAGTCCAAATAA